One window from the genome of Sesamum indicum cultivar Zhongzhi No. 13 linkage group LG15, S_indicum_v1.0, whole genome shotgun sequence encodes:
- the LOC105177321 gene encoding UDP-glycosyltransferase 83A1, with protein sequence MGKTHHVLAIPYPAQGHVIPLMEVAQCLANNGIRVTFVNTDFNHGRVLRALTGNVHELISLVSVSDGLESDEDRNDHGKLAEAITKDMPGKLEALVEKMNGTEGDGITCVLTDCYLAGAMQVAEKFCIKKAAFLPSSVALLASVISAEKLVDDGIIDADGTPLKNELIRLSPSMPAMTPMNFAWTCFPDPMRKIIFNVIIENNKSAKLAEWLICNTSQHLEPGALTFIPNCTPIGPLLASSRIGKSAGYFWPEDSTCLAWLDQQPNNSVLYVAFGSFTIFDQVQFQELALGLELTNRPFLWVVRQDIIKDIDEAYPVGFKERVKNRGKIINWAPQQQVLSHPSVACFLSHCGWNSTVECVSSGVPLLCWPYFADQFLNQTYIVDHWEVGLGLDKDESGIIRQDEIKHKVEQLLTDKSYKTKALDLQAKTTACAGGGGESQKNFHKFIDWIKEKH encoded by the exons ATGGGAAAAACACATCATGTATTGGCTATACCATATCCCGCACAGGGCCATGTGATTCCCCTGATGGAGGTTGCTCAGTGTTTAGCCAACAATGGAATCAGAGTCACATTTGTGAACACTGATTTCAATCACGGACGGGTTCTCAGGGCGCTGACGGGGAACGTACATGAACTCATTAGTTTGGTTTCAGTTTCAGACGGATTAGAGTCCGATGAAGACAGAAATGACCATGGAAAGTTAGCTGAAGCAATAACCAAGGACATGCCGGGGAAGCTGGAGGCTCTTGTTGAGAAGATGAATGGAACGGAAGGTGATGGAATCACATGTGTTCTTACTGACTGTTATTTGGCAGGGGCAATGCAGGTTGCAGAAAAGTTCTGCATCAAGAAAGCTGCATTCTTGCCGTCTTCCGTGGCCCTGTTGGCCTCAGTGATCAGCGCGGAGAAATTGGTTGATGATGGGATCATTGACGCTGATG GAACACCCTTGAAGAACGAGTTGATTCGGCTGTCTCCATCCATGCCTGCAATGACCCCAATGAACTTTGCATGGACATGCTTCCCTGATCCCATGCGGAAGATTATCTTCAATGTTATCATAGAAAACAACAAATCAGCAAAACTAGCAGAGTGGCTAATTTGCAACACGTCTCAACATTTGGAGCCCGGAGCCCTCACTTTCATCCCCAATTGTACGCCAATAGGCCCACTGCTCGCTAGCAGCCGCATTGGGAAATCAGCAGGCTACTTCTGGCCCGAAGACTCCACTTGCCTGGCATGGTTGGACCAACAGCCAAACAATTCTGTCCTGTACGTTGCATTCGGGAGCTTCACCATTTTTGACCAAGTTCAGTTCCAAGAACTGGCATTAGGCCTGGAACTCACCAACAGGCCGTTCCTGTGGGTCGTAAGGCAAGAcataattaaagatattgatGAGGCGTACCCGGTGGGATTCAAGGAACGAGTAAAGAATCGTGGGAAAATCATCAATTGGGCACCTCAACAACAGGTCTTATCCCACCCTTCTGTTGCCTGTTTCTTGAGCCATTGCGGCTGGAACTCTACCGTTGAGTGTGTAAGCAGTGGGGTCCCTCTCCTGTGCTGGCCTTATTTCGCCGACCAGTTCCTTAACCAGACATACATTGTCGATCATTGGGAAGTTGGACTAGGCTTGGACAAAGATGAAAGTGGAATCATCAGACAGGATGAGATCAAGCACAAGGTGGAACAACTCTTGACTGATAAAAGTTACAAAACTAAGGCATTGGACCTTCAGGCTAAGACGACAGCTTGTGCCGGAGGAGGAGGGGAGTCTCAGAAGAACTTCCATAAGTTCATAGATTGGATCAAAGAAAAGCACTAG
- the LOC105177322 gene encoding 50S ribosomal protein L6, chloroplastic, with protein MGCPVGATMQSSYLSCPFLGEANGLRFSPVSAPRVAVVRKIVECKESRIGKQPITVPSNVTLTMDGQDLKVKGPLGELALTYPREIKLEKEESGALRVKKSVETRRANQMHGLFRTLTDNMVVGVSKGFEKRLQLVGTGYRAAVEGKDIVLNLGFSHPVRMAIPSGLQVKVEENTRIIVSGYDKSEIGQFAASIRKWRPPEPYKGKGVKYADEVVRRKEGKAGKKK; from the exons ATGGGATGTCCGGTTGGTGCTACGATGCAATCTAG TTACTTGAGCTGCCCTTTTCTTGGGGAGGCAAATGGACTTCGTTTTTCTCCGGTTTCTGCACCGCGTGTCGCTGTTGTGAGAAAGATTGTGGAATGCAAGGAATCAAGAATTGGGAAGCAACCGATTACGGTGCCATCCAATGTGACTCTCACGATGGACGGCCAAGATTTGAAAGTGAAAGGCCCTCTGGGGGAGCTTGCTCTTACTTATCCACGAGAAATCAAACTTGAGAAGGAAGAGTCTGGAGCTCTCAGGGTGAAAAAATCAGTAGAAACAAGAAGAGCCAACCAGATGCATGGTTTATTCAG GACCCTAACTGATAACATGGTGGTGGGTGTTTCTAAAGGCTTTGAGAAGAGACTTCAGCTGGTAGGCACTGGTTATCGTGCTGCTGTTGAAGGAAAAGACATAGTTCTCAATCTTGGCTTTTCTCATCCAGTTAGAATGGCAATCCCCAGTGGCCTGCAGGTGAAGGTGGAAGAAAACACAAGAATTATCGTGAGCGGATACGATAAATCTGAAATAGGTCAGTTTGCTGCTTCAATCCGGAAATGGAGACCTCCAGAGCCATACAAAGGTAAAGGTGTGAAATATGCTGATGAAGTAGTTAGAAGAAAGGAGGGTAAAGCAGGCAAGAAGAAGTAA